Proteins from one Mus pahari chromosome 10, PAHARI_EIJ_v1.1, whole genome shotgun sequence genomic window:
- the Tirap gene encoding toll/interleukin-1 receptor domain-containing adapter protein: protein MASSSSVPASPTQSKKPRNKIADWFRQALLKKPKKMPVSQESHLRDGSQTATQDGPSPSSCSSPPSHSSPESRSSPSSCSSGMSPTSPPTHVDSSSSSSGRWSKDYDVCVCHSEEDLEAAQELVSYLEGSKASLRCFLQLRDAAPGGAIVSELCQALSRSHCRVLLITPGFLRDPWCKYQMLQALTEAPASEGCTIPLLSGLSRAAYPPELRFMYYVDGRGQDGGFYQVKEAVIHYLETLS from the exons ATGGCTTCATCCTCCTCCGTCCCAGCCTCCCCCACGCAGTCCAAGAAGCCTCGAAACAAGATAGCTG ACTGGTTCAGGCAGGCTCTGTTGAAGAAGCCCAAGAAGATGCCAGTCTCCCAGGAAAGCCACCTCAGAGATGGTTCACAAACAGCCACACAGGATGGTCCTTCACCCTCGAGCTGCAGCTCACCCCCGAGTCACAGTTCACCTGAGAGCCGCAGCTCACCCTCGAGCTGCAGTTCAGGAATGTCACCTACCTCGCCACCTACACACgtggacagcagcagcagcagcagtggccgCTGGAGCAAAGACTACGATGTCTGCGTGTGCCACAGTGAGGAGGACTTGGAAGCGGCCCAGGAGCTGGTCTCCTACTTGGAGGGTAGCAAGGCCAGTCTACGCTGCTTCCTGCAGCTTCGGGATGCAGCCCCGGGTGGCGCCATTGTTTCGGAGCTATGCCAGGCACTGAGCCGTAGTCACTGCCGCGTGCTGCTCATCACTCCAGGCTTCCTTCGGGACCCCTGGTGCAAGTACCAGATGCTGCAGGCCCTGACAGAGGCCCCAGCGTCGGAAGGTTGCACCATACCCCTGCTGTCCGGTCTGTCCAGAGCCGCCTATCCGCCGGAACTCCGATTCATGTACTATGTAGATGGCAGAGGACAGGACGGAGGCTTTTACCAAGTCAAGGAGGCTGTTATACACT
- the Foxred1 gene encoding FAD-dependent oxidoreductase domain-containing protein 1, with product MFRRVLRLGLGPGLPYRGLRTRKGGFTPDWDAKVSDFKKKIESILPGKKYEVLYDTSHLPPEQSDVVIIGGGILGLSVAFWLKKLESRRGAIRVLVVEQDHTYSRASSTGPSVGGIWQQFSVPENVQLSLFSINFLRNINEYLAVVDAPPVELQFNPSGCLLLASEKNAATLENNVKMQRQEGAKVCLMSPEQLQSKFPWINVEGVALASYGLEDEGWFDAWSLLQGLRRKVQSMGVFFCQGEVTRFITSSTPMETPTGEHVVLRRIHNVHVKMDKSLEYQPVECAVVINAAGAWSGKIAELAGIGKGLPGTLQGTKLPVEPRKRYVHLWHCPQGPGLETPLVADISGVYFRREGLGSNYLGGCSPTEEEEPDPTNLKVDNDFFQSKVWPHLVQRVPSFKTLEVQSAWAGYYDYNTFDQNGVVGPHPLVVNMYFATGFSGRGLQHAPGIGRAVAEIILEGHFKTIDMSPFLFTRFYLGEKLEEYNIL from the exons ATGTTTCGCAGAGTGCTGCGCCTTGGCTTGGGCCCGGGTCTCCCATACCGGGGGCTACGCACACGCAAAGGAGGCTTTACTCCGG ACTGGGATGCAAAGGTGTCTGACTTTAAGAAGAAGATTGAGTCCATCCTGCCTGGAAAGAAATATGAAGTGCTGTATGACACCAGCCACCTGCCCCCAGAACAGTCGGATGTGGTCATCATAGGAGGTGGGATTCTTGGTCTGTCTGTGGCCTTTTGGCTGAAGAAGCTGGAGAGTAGACGAGGTGCCATTCGGGTGCTGGTGGTGGAGCAAGACCACACG TATTCACGGGCTTCCTCCACAGGGCCTTCTGTGGGCGGGATTTGGCAGCAGTTTTCTGTGCCTGAGAATGTCCAACTCTCACTCTTTTCAATCAACTTTCTCCGGAACATAAAT GAGTACCTGGCTGTGGTGGATGCTCCTCCTGTGGAACTTCAGTTCAACCCCTCAGGCTGTCTCTTGCTAGCTTCAGAAAAGAATGCTGCCACCTTGGAAAACAATGTGAAAATGCAAAG GCAGGAAGGAGCCAAAGTCTGTCTGATGTCTCCTGAGCAGCTGCAGAGCAAGTTTCCCTGGATAAACGTAGAAGGAGTAGCTCTGGCATCTTATG GATTGGAGGATGAAGGTTGGTTTGATGCCTGGTCTTTGCTCCAGGGTCTTCGTCGAAAGGTCCAGTCAATGGGAGTCTTTTTCTGCCAGGGAGAGGTGACAC GTTTCATCACTTCATCTACCCCAATGGAGACCCCAACTGGGGAACACGTAGTATTGAGAAGGATCCACAACGTCCAT GTGAAAATGGACAAGAGCCTGGAGTATCAGCCAGTGGAATGTGCTGTAGTGATCAATGCTGCAGGAGCCTGGTCTGGGAAAATTGCAGAGCTGGCTGGTATTGGCAAGGGACTTCCTGGCACCCTCCAGGGTACCAAGCTACCTGTGGAGCCAAGGAAAAG GTATGTGCACTTatggcactgcccacagggaCCAGGTCTGGAGACACCATTAGTTGCAGACATCAGTGGAGTCTATTTCCGACGGGAAGGATTGGGCAGCAACTACCTAGGTGGCTGTAGTCCTACTGAG GAGGAAGAACCAGACCCAACAAATCTGAAAGTGGACAATGACTTCTTCCAGAGCAAAGTGTGGCCTCATTTGGTCCAGAGGGTGCCATCTTTTAAGACTCTGGAG GTACAGAGTGCCTGGGCTGGCTATTATGACTACAATACTTTTGACCAGAATGGCGTGGTGGGCCCTCACCCACTAGTTGTCAACATGTACTTTGCTACGGGCTTCAGTGGCCGTGGGCTTCAGCATGCACCTGGCATCGGTCGCGCTGTGGCAGAAATCATACTAGAGGGTCACTTTAAGACCATCGACATGAGCCCCTTCCTCTTTACCCGCTTTTACTTAGGAGAGAAGTTGGAGGAGTACAATATCCTCTGA
- the Srpra gene encoding signal recognition particle receptor subunit alpha, producing MLDFFTIFSKGGLVLWCFQGVSDSCTGPVNALIRSVLLQERGGNNSFTHEALTLKYKLDNQFELVFVVGFQKILTLTYVDKLIDDVHRLFRDKYRTEIQQQSALSLLNGTFDFQNDFLRLLREAEESSKIRAPTTMKKFEDSEKAKKPVRSMIETRGEKTKEKAKNNKKKGAKKEGSDGTLATSKTAPTEKSGLSVGPENGELSKEELIRRKREEFIQKHGKGLDKSSKSTKSDTPKEKGKKAPRVWELGGCANKEVLDYSTPTTNGTPEAALSEDINLIRGTGPGGQLQDLDCSSSDDEGATQNTKPSATKGTLGGMFGMLKGLVGSKSLSREDMESVLDKMRDHLIAKNVAADIAVQLCESVANKLEGKVMGTFSTVTSTVKQALQESLVQILQPQRRVDMLRDIMDAQRRQRPYVVTFCGVNGVGKSTNLAKISFWLLENGFSVLIAACDTFRAGAVEQLRTHTRRLTALHPPEKHGGRTMVQLFEKGYGKDAAGIAMEAIAFARNQGFDVVLVDTAGRMQDNAPLMTALAKLITVNTPDLVLFVGEALVGNEAVDQLVKFNRALADHSMAQTPRLIDGIVLTKFDTIDDKVGAAISMTYITSKPIVFVGTGQTYCDLRSLNAKAVVAALMKA from the exons ATGCTTGACTTCTTCACGATCTTCTCGAAGGGCGGGCTTGTGCTCTGGTGTTTCCAGGGCGTGAGCGACTCGTGCACCGGGCCCGTGAATGCGTTGATTCGTTCCGTACTGCTGCAG GAACGGGGAGGTAACAACTCTTTCACTCATGAGGCTCTCACACTCAAGTATAAACTGGACAACCAGTTTGAGCTGGTGTTTGTG GTTGGCTTTCAGAAGATCCTCACACTGACCTATGTAGACAAGTTGATAGATGATGTGCACCGGCTGTTCCGGGATAAGTACCGCACAGAGATCCAACAACAGAGTGCTTTAAGTCTATTGAACGGCACTTTTGATTTCCAAAATGACTTCCTGCGGCTCCTTCG TGAAGCAGAGGAGAGCAGTAAGATCCGTGCTCCCACTACCATGAAGAAATTTGAAGATTCGGAAAAAGCTAAGAAACCTGTGAGGTCCATGATTGAAACACGGGGTGAAAAGACcaaggaaaaagcaaaaaacaacaaaaaaaagggggcCAAAAAGGAAG GTTCTGATGGCACTTTGGCTACCAGCAAAACAGCCCCTACAGAAAAGTCAGGTCTCTCAGTGGGACCTGAGAATGGAGAACTTTCCAAAGAGGAGCTGATCCGTAGGAAGAGAGAGGAGTTCATTCAGAAGCATGGGAAGGGTCTGGACAAATCCAG TAAATCTACAAAGTCAGATACTCCAAAGGAGAAGGGCAAAAAAGCACCCCGGGTGTGGGAACTAGGTGGCTGTGCTAATAAGGAAGTCTTGGATTATAGTACCCCCACCACGAATGGAACTCCAGAGGCAGCCCTTTCTGAAGATATCAACTTG ATTCGAGGAACTGGGCCTGGGGGACAACTTCAAGATCTGGATTGCAGCAGCTCAGATGATGAAGGGGCCACTCAAAATACCAAACCTAG TGCTACCAAGGGAACTCTGGGTGGCATGTTTGGGATGCTGAAGGGTCTGGTAGGTTCCAAGAGCTTGAGTCGAGAAGACATGGAATCTGTGCTAGACAAGATGCGTGATCATCTCATTG CTAAGAATGTGGCTGCTGACATTGCTGTCCAGCTCTGTGAATCTGTTGCCAACAAGTTAGAAGGGAAAGTGATGGGGACATTTAGCA CTGTGACTTCGACAGTCAAGCAAGCTCTGCAGGAGTCTCTGGTACAGATCCTGCAGCCACAGCGCCGTGTAGACATGCTCCGGGATATTATGGATGCCCAACGTCGCCAGCGCCCTTATGTTGTTACCTTCTGTGGTGTTAATGGAGTAGGGAAGTCTACCAACCTTGCCAAG atttccttttggcttttagaGAATGGCTTTAGTGTCCTCATTGCTGCTTGTGATACATTTCGGGCTGGGGCTGTTGAGCAGCTTCGTACACACACCCGGCGCCTGACTGCCCTCCATCCCCCTGAGAAGCATGGTGGCCGTACGATGGTGCAGCTGTTTGAAAAAGGCTATGGCAAGGACGCTGCTGGCATTGCCATGGAAGCCATTGCCTTTG CACGTAACCAAGGCTTTGATGTGGTGCTGGTGGACACTGCTGGCCGCATGCAAGACAATGCCCCTCTGATGACTGCCCTGGCCAAACTCATTACTGTCAATACACCTGACTTGGTGCTGTTTGTAGGGGAGGCCTTAGTAGGCAACGAAGCTGTGGATCAACTG GTCAAGTTCAACAGAGCCTTGGCTGACCATTCTATGGCTCAGACACCTCGGCTCATTGATGGCATTGTTCTTACCAAATTTGACACCATTGATGACAAG gTGGGAGCTGCTATCTCTATGACATACATCACAAGCAAACCCATCGTCTTTGTGGGTACTGGCCAGACCTACTGTGACCTACGCAGTCTCAATGCCAAGGCTGTGGTGGCTGCCCTCATGAAGGCTTAA